One part of the Rutidosis leptorrhynchoides isolate AG116_Rl617_1_P2 chromosome 1, CSIRO_AGI_Rlap_v1, whole genome shotgun sequence genome encodes these proteins:
- the LOC139885641 gene encoding germin-like protein 5-1, whose amino-acid sequence MAASNYGLMIGVMMISIFLASYTSADPDLLQDVCVADLSSGVKLNGFACKSNISADDFFFAGLAKPASTNNTFGATVSVANVNQINGLNTLGVSMGRVDYAPGGINPPHTHPRATEIVFVLEGELDVGFITTENKLFSKTIKKGEIFTFPRGLIHYQINNGKVPAAAIAAFNSQLPGTQRVANALFASSPTVEDVVLTKAFQVGTKEVEKIKSRLAPKK is encoded by the exons ATGGCTGCAAGTAATTATGGGTTAATGATTGGTGTAATGATGATCAGCATCTTCTTGGCTTCCTACACTTCTGCAGATCCTGACTTGCTTCAAGATGTTTGTGTTGCTGATCTTTCATCAG GTGTAAAACTTAATGGATTCGCCTGCAAGAGCAACATATCAGCAGACGATTTCTTTTTCGCGGGGTTAGCAAAGCCCGCTAGTACCAACAATACATTTGGCGCGACTGTTTCGGTTGCCAATGTCAACCAAATCAATGGTCTAAACACGTTGGGTGTGTCCATGGGTCGCGTTGATTACGCTCCTGGGGGTATAAACCCACCACACACCCACCCAAGAGCTACCGAGATAGTTTTTGTCCTTGAAGGAGAATTGGACGTCGGATTCATAACCACTGAAAACAAACTTTTCTCCAAGACCATCAAGAAAGGCGAAATCTTTACGTTCCCCAGAGGCTTAATTCACTACCAGATCAACAATGGGAAAGTTCCTGCAGCCGCTATTGCCGCCTTTAACAGCCAGTTGCCGGGGACTCAACGTGTGGCTAACGCTTTGTTTGCGTCGTCTCCAACTGTGGAAGATGTTGTGTTGACTAAAGCATTTCAAGTTGGAACTAAAGAGGTGGAGAAAATCAAGTCAAGACTTGCTCCCAAGAAGTGA